TAATCTGGAATCCGACTGGGATCAGAATAAGAAGTTAAAGAGCTTGATACATTGGATCGAACGTTGGGAGTCTGACGGGGAAACAAAGGTGGACGGTATCGGTACTCAAATGCATGTGTCTTACTATATGAGTCCTGCTACTCAGGCTAGTAAGGAAAACGCCATTATCAATATGTTTACCCTGTTAGCTTCTACCGGTAAGCTCATAAAGATCACAGAATTGGATATGGGTATTGTCGATGCAGCCGGTGAAACGATACTGACAGAGAATCTGACAGACGAAATGCAGCAGAATATGTCTGATTTCTATCAGTTCATTATTGAGAAATACTTTGAGATTATTCCGGTGGCACAGCAATATGGCATCACTCATTGGAGCCCGACAGACAGCCCTTCTGAAAACTCCTTCTGGAGAAAAGGACAGCCAATTGGTCTGTGGGATTTGAATTACAACCGCAAACCTGTCTATGTCGGTTTCCTTGAAGGTTTGAAAAATGGTACTGCCAGTAAATAAATGAGGTAGAAAACTATCATGTAGTTTATGCTGATTTAGATTAGGCACGCTCGTCCGGATAGCGGAGTCTCTCGATAGAACTCCGCTATTATTTTAAATAGATGTAATTAAATAGATTGATGAAATTATGAAAAGAATAATAGGTATATTAACTTTGTCTTGTCTGCTGTTTTCTGCTTGTGCCAAGGATGAAATTCCGCAAGAGGAAAACGAAAAGAAAACAGAAGAGACAACACCCGGTGATGATACCGGCGGTGATAAATCGGATGATGATCCTGATTCTCCGAAGCTGGTTGTTCCTTTACATGTAGAGGGACGTTATCTGAAAAATGAACAAGGAAAAATAGTCAACTTGCATGGATTTACGCAGACTTATAGTCCTTATTTTAATAACAACGCATGGAGTAATTATGATGTAAGCAGTTGTCTTAGCTATAACAAAAGTATGGTGGATAAAATACTGGCTGCCGGATGGAAATTTAACTTTGTACGTCTGCATATGGATCCTTATTGGAGTGATGATACTACGTTGCCTTATGTGCGTTATGAAGGACATGAACGTTTCTCGGAAACACGTTTCAAGAAGTACCTGAAAGAGTTATTTGTCCCGATGGCGGAATACTTTATTTCTAAAGGGATGTATGTGGTGATGCGCCCGCCGGGAGTTTGTCCACATGCAGGTGATACTGAAGATAACAGGTATCTAGGTCTAGAGTTGGGAGATTCTTATCAGGAGTTTCTGCTGAAAGTGTGGGATATTGTATCGCAGAATGCTGTTGTGAAGAATAATCCCGGAATTATGTTCGAGTTGGCTAATGAACCCGTTCATATAAAAGGTACAGACGGTAAATATGGTGGTGACGGTGATGCTTGCTTCATCAATATGCAAAAGTATTTTCAGGCGATTGTTGATAAAATACGTGGAAATGCTTGTAACAATATTATTTGGGTACCCGGATTGGGCTGGCAATCTCAGTATAGTGGCTATAAAGACCATCGTATCGAAGGAGAAAATATTGGTTTTGCCGTACACTGTTATCCGGGCTGGTATGGAAGTGATGCCGAACAGGACAGTGGTGAAGGAAATGGCTCCTCTACAGGAGGGGGATATGAACCTTTCCAACGTGGTTGGGACAAGCAGGTCGGTCCGGTGGCTAGTTTTGCTCCTGTCATGGTGACTGAGATAGACTGGGCACCGAAGAAATATGATGCAACATGGGGGAAAAGTATTACGGGAGTGGCGAAAGGCGAAGGTTTTGGAGCTAATTTCAAATATATAGCCGATCAATCCGGCAATGTTTCCTGGCTGTTCTTTACTACAAAGTCTCATGAACTGGCTGCTTTTAAGGATGTAGCGGGTGAACCGGGAAACTATACTTTTTTGAATGATCCGGAAGCGTGCCCGTGGGCTATTTATCACTGGTTTAAAGAGTATGCCGAAATGGATGAATAATAATATCAGTTTTGTTACAAGATGAAAAATATTATTTTATTGAGTTGTATGTTATGTGCAAGCATATTTGCCTTTGCACAAGACCCTAATTTCCATATTTACCTTTGTCTAGGACAATCCAATATGGAAGGGAATGCAAAAATAGAAGCGCAGGATACGTGCAATGTCAATGAACGCTTTCTGATGATGGCGGCTGTTGATTGTCCGTCTTTGGGACGTGTCAAAGGACAGTGGTATAAAGCTGTTCCACCATTGGTACGTTGCCATACAGGGTTAACGCCTGCCGATTATTTCGGTCGTACATTGGTGGAAAGGCTGCCTGATAATATGAAGGTGGGTGTCATCAATGTAGCTGTAGGTGGTTGCAAGATTGAACTGTTTGATGAGGAGAATTGCGAAGAGCATATTGCCTCTCAACCGGAATGGCTGAAAAATACCGCGAAAGCGTATGGTAATAATCCTTACCGTAGACTAAAGGAATTGGCTGTAGAAGCACAGAAAGCGGGTGTGATTAAAGGTATCCTCTTACATCAAGGCGAGTCTAATACCGGTGATAAAGAGTGGCCTCAAAAAGTGAAGAGAGTCTATGAGAATCTGTTGAGGGATTTGAATCTTCAGGCAAAGGATGTTCCCTTACTGGCGGGAGAAGTGGTGCATGCCGACCAGAATGGTAGATGTGCAAGCATGAATGAGATAATCAATACGCTGCCGCAAGCGATTCCGACTGCGTACGTGATTCCTTCTTCGGGCTGTCCTGCCGCAGAAGATAATTTGCATTTCACGGCAGAAGGATACAGAAAATTGGGAGTGCGGTATGCCGAGAAACGACTCCTTTTGTTGGAGAAAGAACCAAACTCCGGAATTACTACCGAACCGGCATCCACTAATATTCCGGGATATGACTATCCCCGGGTGGATAAAGAGGGGCGTGCTCATTTTCGTTTCTATGCTCCGCAGGCTACTAAACTACAAGTGGATTGTTGCGGAAAGAAGTATGATATGTGGAAAGATGCCGGAGGACTCTGGACGGTAACGACCGATCCTCTACCTGTAGGATTCCATTATTATTTTCTGATAGCAGACGGAGTGTCGGTAACAGATCCTTCCAGTTACACGTTCTTCGGTTGTTGCCGTGTGGCAAGTGGTATCGAAATCCCTGAAGGTGAAGAGGGGGATTATTATCATCCTCAACAAGTACCTCACGGACAAGTTCGTTCCTGTACGTATTATTCGGAAACACAAAAAGAGTTTCGTCGGTGTATGGTATATACGCCGGCAGAGTATGAAACTCATCCGAAGAAGCGTTATCCGGTACT
The DNA window shown above is from Bacteroides faecium and carries:
- a CDS encoding sialate O-acetylesterase; protein product: MKNIILLSCMLCASIFAFAQDPNFHIYLCLGQSNMEGNAKIEAQDTCNVNERFLMMAAVDCPSLGRVKGQWYKAVPPLVRCHTGLTPADYFGRTLVERLPDNMKVGVINVAVGGCKIELFDEENCEEHIASQPEWLKNTAKAYGNNPYRRLKELAVEAQKAGVIKGILLHQGESNTGDKEWPQKVKRVYENLLRDLNLQAKDVPLLAGEVVHADQNGRCASMNEIINTLPQAIPTAYVIPSSGCPAAEDNLHFTAEGYRKLGVRYAEKRLLLLEKEPNSGITTEPASTNIPGYDYPRVDKEGRAHFRFYAPQATKLQVDCCGKKYDMWKDAGGLWTVTTDPLPVGFHYYFLIADGVSVTDPSSYTFFGCCRVASGIEIPEGEEGDYYHPQQVPHGQVRSCTYYSETQKEFRRCMVYTPAEYETHPKKRYPVLYLQHGMGEDETGWSTQGRMNHIMDNLIASGKCVPMLVVMDSGDVEAPFRPRPGKDINEERALYGATFYDVILKDLIPMIDRTFRTKTDREHRAMAGLSWGGHQTFNTTLPHLDKFSYIGSFSGAIFGLDMKTCFNGVFSDADGFNKRVNYFFLGCGTEEQMGTKKMVESLRELGIKVDYYESKGTGHEWLTWRRCLKEFLPNLFKH